agcggcagttGGTGCTAGTGGTGTGGACTTGCCACCAGGCTACCCGTGCAGTTACAATTGCCCTCCTGCAGGCTCACCATGACaacctgcttttttttttttttttgagaatccATGACAACCTGCTTTAGCTGCGTATATATGCCTCTGCTCTAGCTCGCTAGGCCGCCCATGGCCACGCGGTACACATTCATGCATGGCTTGTCTACATATATCATAGTGTATACGATCGATGTATGATATAAATACTTGTCGTCGTAAATAAAGGGAGGCCAAATATGTATTTGTAAGCTTAATTTTTTGAACGAATATACCATGCTATTTCACTAAATATAGTGGGAATAGCTATACATTTATCAAcgaactttttttctaaaaatttgacatatgaaaatatatatacaatcgTAATATGATTACACTATAACATGCATTTAACTATGGTAcgatttgtatgtaactttcaaaaattccacagtaacatgttttttttcgtGAATCAGAGTTCAACAAGACCTAATCTCCTCATCCACGCgcattatgatttttttctctttccaaCTTGCACGAATCTTAAGGTAAATTattttaacaattcaaaattatgtgaaagttacactgtagttatgtataagttacaatataattatactacaattataatatatgtacatctgataaatttttgaaagaaaatttgtcaataataaatatataagtaATATCAAAATATAGTGGAAGAAAAACTACAGCCCCTAGGGGCGAaggaaaaatatatttgcagcttaattaattaatacgtTTAACTGCACCTTACTGCTTCAGTGCTTCTTGCCGCGCGGATTGTCCAAAATTAAGGTCTAAGAATACATATGAAACGAACCTTCAAGTTCCTTCAGTACTTATTCACTCGGTGGCTTTCGGTAAAAACAGCtagcttaaaaaattcaactcAGTTAATTAGTAGTTGCTTGACTGCTGCTAAGCATCCCAACGACGCATGTATACGGACACTTACATGATGAACCTGTTTTGGACCAACGGACGTGTGGCCGTCGATTTGTACCAGGCCACACTACATGAACTGCCACCGCGGATGCGGTGATCtcatctcgccggcggcgaggatgacGGAGGTTCGGAAAATAAATCTCCGAACCCCATTCGCACGGAGAAAATGATGGGCCGTCAGCCCATTAGTAACGAGAGATGGGCCCATGAGTAGGCCCGAATAGACTACATGAGAATTATAATGGGCAGTTTACAAAGTGCTCAccccgtcccattttaagtgctcaactttgatcgtccatcttatttaaaacttttttaaaaaaattaaaaacataaatcacacataaagtactattcatgttttatcatctcataacaaccaaaaaaatactaattgtaaacaatttttaaataagacggaggATTAAAGTTACATTGGAGTGGATGCATAACGAAAACCGCATGACTCAACAAACCAAATGAAGTTCACCtcactatatttatatatcCTACTCCTATATTTGCATACATCCAGTGTTcttacaaaaataaaagaaatcacCTCCTTCTTTAGTTTCACACTTGCACTACTCTCTGGCCATGACGGTTCATCTGATCACCAAAATGCTACTGCTGCTGGTCTCGCTcgcgccagcagcagcagcgctgctcgccggtgagcatggcgtcgccgccgccgagccgaggCTAGTGGAGATCCCCTTCAACTTCTCCGCGCACTCATGGCACGAGCTCATCTCCAAGCGCCTCAAAGGAGAGCTCGCCGACAACCCGTGCAGGCAGGAGATCGAGGGCATCCCCACCATGGCGGGGctgcacggcgacgacgagccgccGGCGAAGTGGATCACCGTCCGCctgttcggcggcggcggcggcggcgacgaccaggCGAAGCtcctcgtcgcggaggacgaCGCCTACGTGGCCGGCTTCGCCAACCGGACGGGCCACTGGCACACGTTCCGCGGCGGGCGCTGCTACCCGGCGCTCCCGGCCACGGCGTGCACCGAGCTCCCGTTCGGGGGCAGCTACCGCGACCTCATCGGCGGCGTCGCCAACCTGCGCGCCGTGCCGGTGGggaggtcgtcggcggtggGCGCGATGGAGGTGCTCTCCCGGTACGAtccggcggcgaccacggcggccgccgacgccaagATGGCGCTGGCCAAGTTCATGGTGATGgtgacggaggcggcgcggctgaAGCCGGTGCGGCGAGCGGTGGTGGAGCGGTGGGAGCAGGTGAGCTACCTGAGCTCCGACGAGGTGAGGGACGTGCCCTACTATGGCAAGATGTCGCTCATGATACTGGAGTGGAAGAGGACCGGGCGGTGGGGTGAGTTGGGCCCTTGGGCCAACGTCGACAGGGCCCGCTGCCCACGGCCCGCCGGCTgcgaggacgaagacgaagccgacgccgacgccggtgccGGCGAGTTATGAGGATTGCGAGCGATCCACGCGGACACTTCATAGTtcatacttcttccgtttcacaatgtaagtcattctagtatttattcagatattaatgaatctagatagatatatatgtctagattcattaacatcaatatgaatgtgaaaaatgctaaaatgacttatattataaaatggagggagtactgaatTACTGATCGAATAACAAATAGTAGTAGCTGTTGAGTGAAATGGAGGGCCTCTGTTTGTTTTACTTGTTCTTGCGTACTACTGCTACTAAGTGATTTGTAATGGTTTGTTATATGACATGATGAAGTGGTTAAGTTCAGAGTTCCTTTTGTTTTCCCCAACAGAAAGTTCAGAGTTCTGGCTATCTGAAATGTTACATTTCATCCTGTTAAGTGGCAGAAACTGGACAGAATGATTAGGGGCACGAGAGTTGCTCCGGTCCAGCAGTTGGTACCTTGAGGTACTAGTAGCTAGAGGTACTAGTATAACTATATTCAGAAGAGCTATATAACGCAATGTACTTTTTCTGTACATAAAAAGAATATCTTCTTCAGgccgttcgaaaaaaaaaaaggagaatatCTTCAGAACAGCAAATGCTCCCGGGCAATTCTGAACATAAAAGAACATCTTCGGAACAGCTATGGAATGAAATGTCTATGTACCAATACGAAACTATTGTCCCGTACTATATCCACCAAAGATGTACGGAATGTATCTGTACAGTAAACTGTTTCCCGAGCATTTCTGAACATAAAAGAACATCTCTCCAGGACAGCAATGTAATGAAATGCTAATCTACTAGTGTGGAACTATTGACTCGGAATCATCCTACAATTAGAAGATGAATGTAATGTGCCTGTACACTACACTACAGCAAGTGTGTTCCCGAGAAGTTCTGAACCGAAAATTGCTGTTACTCCCACAGTTCTGAACTGAAGAAAACCTCAGGATAGTTGTATACTGTTTCTTCTACCCCACAGATCATGGTGAGACTAGTATGCTGCGCCCATGTGGGGAGTAATGGCGCTGCGTTGCCCTGCCGTTCTCCAGGGCTCGCTGCTGCTCCTGCATCCGGTGGGCTCGTCGTCGACATGAAGCAGGGACGCCACGAACATGTCTTGGTCCTCCAGCTCCATGTCCTGCTGCTCCGGCTTTCGCCGATCCCTCTCACACTTGTTCAGCTGCAGTGTACTCCGGCGCAGGAACTCGTCGCTCGCCTTCCTGTCTGCCTCAAATGTCGCCTCCGGATCACTGTCCCTCATCTGCAGATTCGCTGGATGCATGgccatacatatatacattttcAGCTTCTTATGTCAGGGAAGTTTTTGTTAAAACTGAACACCAAGGAGTGCAATGACTAGTGATGAATGGACCAAATTGTAGTTTGAAAATGTAAGCTTTTAATTGCTTTGTATGAAACTTTACATGTATGATATGACCGCTTCTTGTGGTCAAAGAAAATCAGATAGGAGCAGTAACTTAAAGAACTTTTATCTGAATCAATGAACTTGTATTTGCATTTGCGCAGGCAGAAAAAATTCAGTTACTTGTCTGAAATTCTGAAGTTACTGACATGCAGGgttcgaaatttctgaaatttcggttttttgcaattttttgcgaatttggtcaaatttattcaaaatctGTCAAATTCAAACAATTTCATACATGGTTCGCACGAAAATCTACGGGTTCTGAAACCAAAAGCAAGAAATTAACCTAGTTAATATTTCCGTCCAGATTCATTAACCTATCCACCCGTGGGCTCCCTATGAACATGATTAGCAAACCCTGACGACGAATGGATCAACTAGTGCAGAGGCGTCTACGTTCATGGTTCGTTCGTTCCCCATGAAGATGTACAGGTGCAAAATCTGCCGTTCATTCTCAGAGCAAAAGGGAGGGAATTAACCTAGCCCACATTTCCGTCCAGATTCAGCGACATGTCTAATCATCTAGCATCAGCGAACCCGGTCAATCGCAACGAAAGAGAAGgaaagcagagagagagagaaagaatggTTACCGTCGAGACGGTCGTGAGGCCAGGAGATGTAATCCCAATCCCACTGCTCGAACTCGAACTTGGGGCGCTGCAGCTTCACCAGCGGCTctcgcacggcggcggcgaacccgGCATCCGGCCCTCTGCtcatcgaccgatcgatcgatcaggtgCGCGAAAACAACAAGCAGAAGTTGCCAAGAACACCAATGCGAGcaaagacaagaagaagaagatggcgatGAAACTTGGGATTGAAACGATCGAAAAGAAGGCAAGAACTCGTGCGGCGGCAAGAAGTGCAGGCAAGaagccaagaagaagaagaagaagaagaagaagaagaagaagaagaagaagaaatgggCGGTTGGGGTTGGTCCTGACCTGGGAATGGCGACGCCTGGGTCAATCTGGATCTCCGCTCTGAACCGGCCGCCCATGCTCCTCCTGCGTCTCAACCCCTGCGCCTCGCGCTCCattctcgctctctctctccctcctggGCGGCCACTGCTGCTCTCTGAGTTGATGTTGAGTTGGTGTGGTTTGGTTGGGGAATCGGGCGGGATGAGAATATATAGGAGGAGCAGAAGGAATAGCAGAGGACGAGGAGGGAGTTAGTTGTGGCCGTTACGGCCGGACCTGTCCGTCGCTTTCTGCGGCCTTCTACCTTGTGTACTGTCTGCCTGCTTATCTGAATGAATCCTTCAACTTCATTGATAGTACTACACTATTTGTCTGAATTCTGCAATGGTTAGGCAGCTGATactatagtagtagtagctttTTATAGGGGTGCCTGAATTTTTGctctgctcgatcgatcgtcttCTTCCACGATACTACTGTTCTCCAAGGATTCTATTTCTACCTATACTAGTGCTATACATCCCTGCACGAAAAAAGTGttgaattatcaaaattttcagCTAGTACCTACCCGGAGCAGAATCATCCGGTGATGATGTTCTTCCTCTTCAAAGTATTTACAGTGCAACAAATGTTGTCAACGGAAAAACGGAGTATGAGTGTATGActagtatatgcatatgacaAAAATTAACCTTCGTCTTGGTCTCATATTACATCGATCTAGCACAAAATCAGATcgatcatggactaattagattTACAAGATCTGGACCAACAGCTGATCGATCGGCACGAGACAGGAAGCATGCACAGAGCTTCCTAATCTAGCTAACTAACGACGACAAGTTATTGAGTGGTGACATGAGCTAGCCATAGCTAGTCTTGTGCGGCACTGTCTCCGGCGTCTCCTGTGCGGCGCCTCTGTCGTggcggctcctcctccgtctccgtctccgtctccggcgccggcctcttctgcacgacgacgacgggactTGCTGTTCGGTTGGCATCGGCTAACAAGACTGCGGAGAACGCTTGTGCTTCCGCAATCTCCGCCTCGGCCGTCGCGGCGTGCTTCTGCAGCGCCTGCACGAGCTCCTCCTCGCCCGCAAAGAAGACGGCGGCGCCACGCGTGAGCTTCTCCTTCAGCGCGGTCATCTCTTCCACCACGGCGTCCTCGAACTTGATCGCGATGTCCAACAACCCGGCCCTACGGACGGCATCACCGCCGGAGGAGTCCTGCAGGACACGCGATTTGGTGGACTCGCGCATGGCGGTGATCAGCTCCGCAACCTCCGGATCGACGGGGTGGTCTCTCGCCGCGAAGCACCTGAGCTCCTTCTCCAGCAagcgccgcgcggcggaggcgatgtccgcggcgtcggcgcggcgcgCGTCGACCCACGCGACGTGCTTCCTGAGCACCGCCTTCTCGGGGCGGCCTGTCCCGGCGAACACGGCCAGGCCCCTCCTGAAGTCGAGCAGTCTGGACGCCAAGCCATCCGCGATGATTGTGGAGTTGGTCTCTAGCGTGGCCGCCCAGTCGGCCAGCTCCGGCGAGGGAGGGTCGGGGTCGTCGAGGTAGTTGGTGGCTAGAGACAGCACTGTCGTCAAGGATTGCTCCAGCTCTGGGTCCTGCAGATTGGCCTCCATCAGCTCGGCGATGAGCTCCTGGAGGTCATCGTCGACGGCCGGCGGCATGTTGTCCGCCATGATCGATGTGGTACGCACCTTGTGGTTGTGGATGTGGATGGATCTGATATTGTGAGTAGGAAAGGCATTCGTTCGTTCCATTTAAAGGCCCAGCGTCCATCCACCACAGCGTATCCGACTCGGATTAGCTgttctttatttatttctttttttttcttttctttacccAATCCGACAATCGGAGTCCGACTCTATAAAGCTGTCCGCGTGTGTAGGACTAACTGAATATCTTTCGACAGAGAAACGGAGTAAAAAACACTCGGATTTCCAAAAGCCGCATGATCCATATAGCAATCAGTGGTTAGTTTACTACACATTGTTTCTCTTTCAAGTTAGGAGAAAATCAAGATGAGAAGACAGCCTAAATAGAAGCAGGATTGTGAGCGCTCATAAACTTCCCATTTCCCAATGATCATCGTGAACCGGCGGAAGCGGATTACCATGTGCGAGTGCGAGATCTGGGCCGTAAAGGCCTGATCGAGCGGCAGTGGAAGTTCCCAAGGGGGTTCGGGGTTGTAAAATCGGAACCCCTGTCAAACGCGCTCTACGCTATGGAACGCTGAATTTTACTGCTAGTCGGGATCTGCGCTGCGAACACCCAACCGACGCTTATCCGTTGCCTTCGCCCCTCCGATCGATCCATTGCTGAATGCCTGAACCTTAGTAgtggcactggcaacattgTGTCTCTTTTTGGTTGGAGAAAACTTAAGACCAGCAGACAGCCCTGCTAATCCATGGAGATTGGGGGAGAATCGCATAAGCGAGGCAAGGGAGTATGTGAGGCCGTGAGGGTTCTCTCTGATGGATTTGTCGTATAATCTTGCACATTCTAGTCTagcttgttcttttttctactccctccgtttcacaatgtaagtcattctagtattttctatatttatattaatgctaatgaatctagacatatataactATCTAGattattagcatcaatatgaatgtgaaaatgCTAGaacgacttacattgtgaaacagaggaagtatctGTTTTTACTTAGTCATGCATGTAATAATAAGTGGCTGACCGGGTTCAGATCACCATCGGGCTAGAGTAGCCGCATCGCATCGTTTGTTTTCGGTTAGACGACCGAGCTGAGATTGGATCCGGTATAGTCGTTGATTGTTATGCATGTAACAAACTCccaatagatctaatctaataaaaggagaagaagagaaatcaGAAAAGCTTTCGATAGTTCGGAGCACAAACTCTGTCGATAGTTTTTCGTTCTCTGCATTTGTTCGTCAGTTTACTGTACACGTTCGGCAAGATTCAGCAAATTTCTTTAGAACTTCAgagttggagagagagagagagaatctcGACACACATTATATTCCTAGTGTGTATGGTGAACTACTGTCACATCTCCGGTtcgttcaagaaaaaaaaaactactatcaCACGTTAATTGCACGAGCTACCATGCGACAGGGTTTCGGACTTTCAACAGGGAGGTTTTGAACTACCGTGCGACTAACGTTGACGCTAGAAATCAGTGTTGGCTAGCTGTAATAGATGAACTTGCTGGTAATTCCATCTCGGTCATTACATGTACCACAAAATCACATCGATTATGGATAACTAGCCCGCcgtaattcttttttttcccgggTCAACCAAAGGTTGTccgaccaatttcattaagatttagGGGAAAAATACAGTAAAATGTTACAACAACATTACAATGCCACGGTAGCTAGGAAAGGACCCCAGCCAACCAAGAACGAGAAATGAAAACAGGGCTAAACCAAGACAGTCATGCGATTACTCGCGAAATTGGGAGAAAATCCCAGCCACCCTCCAGACAGCAATTTCCTCTTGAATATCCTCCGCAAGTTGTTCCGGTGTCTTGGACACGTGTTAGAAAATTCTTGCATTACGCTCCTTTCTTCCAAATCAACCAACAAATTAGCATGAATGCACTGTCAAAATCCGTCCAGTAGCTCGTCCGGAAACAACGTCTTGTTGCAGCCACCTGACGCCAGCGAGCCCGCCGTAATTCCATTGCGCGTACAAGATCTAGATTAACAGCTGATCAAACAAAGAGCATGCATGGTAATCTACCAAACTAGTAATAATGACAAATTAAGTGGCGATCAACATGAGCTCGCTAGTCTTGTGCGGCACTATCTCCGGCGTCTCCTGTGCGGCGCTTCTGTCgcggcggctcctcctccgtctccggcgccggcctctTCTGCACGAACACGAGACTTGCTGCTGACAAGGTTGCGGAGAACGCTTGTGCTTCCGCGATCTCCGCCTCGGCCGTTGCGGCGTGCTTCTGCAGCGCCTGCACGAGCTCCTCCTCGCCCGCgaaggccgccgcgccacgcgtgAGCTTCTCCTTCAACGCGGTCATCTTCTCCACCACGGCGTCCTCGAACTTGATCGCGCTGTCCAACAACCCGGCCCTACGGACGGCATCACCGCCGGAGGAGTCCTGCAGGACCCGTGATTTGGTGGACTCGCGCATGGCGGTGATCAGCGCCGCAAGCTCCGGAATGACGGGGTGGTCTCTCGCCGCCATGCACCTGAGCTCCTTCTCCAgcaagcggcgcgcggcggaggcgatctccaccgcctccgcgcggCGCGCGTCGGCCCACGCGACGTTCTTCCTGAGCACCGCCTCCTCGGGCCTCCCTGTCCCGGCGAACACGGCCAGAGCCCTCCTGAGATCCAGCACATAGGACGCCATGTtatccgccgccgactgggcGGAGATCACTGCGCCTTCCGCCCATCCCACCTGCTCCGGCGAGGGAGGGTCGGGGTCCTCAAGGTACTCGGTGGCTTCAGACAGCGCTTTCGCCGTGATTTCCTCGCACTCTCGGTCGTCGGCCTCGTCCTCCGGGCCGGCATTCATCAGCTCGTCGATGAGGTCCTGGAGGTCATCGTCGACGGCGGGCGGCATGTCGTCCGCCATGATCGACGCACGCACCTTGTGGATCGATCTGAGTAGGCGGGTGTGGATCATGCGGCTTCATTCCATTTATAGACCCCAGCACTGCGTATCCGACTCGGAGTAGCTCTGTTCTTTACGCAATCGGAGTCGGACTAGCTAGCCGCCCTAGATGGGCTGGCCCTCGAAACATTCCACCTTGGGCTTCGATTTGTCTGTGGGCTAACAACATACATTTCGGCCCACATATCCGTTTTTGCTCGGGTGGGCTGGGTTAGGGACTCATCTGCAATTTCGAGGATTCGAGGAGGGGTTGTTTGTCTCTAATCGCTCTCGTTCCCCATTTCGCtttggaggcggcgacggcgagaggcgagaggagatggcggcggcgcgggggcacAAGGCTGTGGCGGCGCTGCCGCATCTGGTGAAATCGCTGCGCAGCGAGCCCGTCTCCAACGCCCCGAGGCTCCGGCACCTCCCGTCCCTCAGGTAACCCGCGGGCGCATCGGCCTCCTGCTCAACCGGAGGAGGGCTAGTTTAGTTGATGTGAATGTTTCTGTTGATTTGGTTTCTGATGAAATCTGTGCAGGAGGACCTTCTCTCTCTACGATCAGATCAACCTCATCGATAGCGTCCCCGAAGACCAGCTCCGATTCCAATCGTAATGCCCTCCTtcatccatctttttttttttttttttgcttcacaCCTTGTACGGATGGCCTTCTTCGTTAATTCACATCGTTGTTCTAGCTGTCGGACATGAATGTGTGAAATGCGGATGATATTGGTGCAGATTAGGCTCTTGTttttatggatggatggatggtacTCCGTAGAAATGTTAGACGCTTAGGCTTGATTTGTCGACTCAAAATAGTTTCCATTGCCTAAGGACAAGATGCAAAGCTTGGTCACAAGTATAGAGGTTTACTAGCCTCTTCCATCCTTTTTGCAGAATTCGCATGAGGGTTCCCGAAGAGCAGATCAGCTAAGACCACTCGGCTTCCAACTGGTCACTCGTAGATTACCCACTCCAAACTGATCAGTTTTTGTCAAAAGTAAGATATGACTGCTCAGGAACTAAATTCTAGCTGTTCATAGAAATGGAGTCAAACTAGTGCTTTCACAGCTACATTCTGGAGAATGACTATTTTAAAGTGAACCTATCTTTTCTGCAATATATGTTGGACCAAAGAAGTATAGGTTAGCATTGGAACTATTGAAATAGGCTAGATTATGAAGATGTCTATCTACTTGGTTGCAAATAAATGGCTTTGATGTGGGCTAAGACCAGTTAGGGATGCACTTAAATGGCTTCTAATGGACCCAGCAATGCTCTGACAACATTGCTTGTTCTTCCCTTCTCTTGTAAACCCTTTTTGGGATCAATATAATTAGGTTGGTACCTTAACCCTCTCTAAAAGCAGCCTTCTTATTTTGGGAGGTCCTTTATCTGTTTAACAGTACATGAATGGGTGTTTGGAGAATGAGATAAATCTTGGAGATTCAGTTGTGAGGAAAACAATATCGGATGCGATATGGATTTGTGGGAGATTATACAGTTGATGAAACAATATGGCTCTCAACGTTTATGCACCACAGACTCTAAATCTGCAAACAAACCCAGTTTACATTGTCCGTGTAGTGCGCATTGTTATGTGCAGATGAGTAAAGGTTGTCATGCCGATGTTTCAATATTTGGTCCATCTGTGTATCTGAGCTAAACCTTGTGATTtccttaattttaataataaaccAAGAGGGCTTGGACCGTTTGTCCAAAGGCAATCAATTTGCACCACTGCCATCAGCAATGGATAGGACAAAATGTACTGAATTCTCATGTTGTCTAGTACTCCAGTGAGCTTGCTAGTTTTGCTGTCATTAACATTTAGGCACCACAAACCTAAGATATCTCCAAATAAATTCAGCTTGCATTGCTTGTGTTTGCTTCAGTTTGGTCTGTTTCCTTTTTAATCTGTGTATCTGAGCTAAACcttgtatactccctccaatcataaatatttgatgtttagagcaagatttggtcaaacttttgaaGCCTTGACCATCAATTACTTCTCAGATTCTTAGTTTAAAGACACAAAATAATGATTTGCTTAAGTCTGTCTTGAAAAGTATtatcataatatcataaacttattaggtttataaacttattctaaCATAGAATTGAAGGTTAAAGTTCTAAAAGTTTGTCCGAATCTTGTCCTAAATGACAAATATTTGACCGGAATAAGAAACCAAGAGGGCTTAAACTGGTTTTCTGAAGACAATCAATTTGGACCACTACCATGAGCTTTGGATAGGACAAAATGCACTGAATTCTAGTGTTCTCCAATGAATTTCCTAATCCTTGTGTGATTGTCTTTTCAATCTGATTGATATTCAGTCTGCACTCTGCAATTGTAACCTGCATGACACAACTAGTAACTTTTGACATGCATAAGTTTTGGCATGTCTTGGAGGCTTACAGTTAAAGTTATGATGTGGCATTATCAATGCCctcttttttcttaagaaaaattcAGTACGCTCTCCCACTTTGATCCATCCCCTCTAGTTAAACTTATATATTTATCAGGTGGTTCAAGTCTGTTATTCTATCTGCAGATATGATGACACCGGATTCAATATTAACAAAGTAAAGTATGAAGGAAGCTTGTTGATAGTAGAAAACAAGATAATGACATGGGCACCCAAATCATTTGCAGAGATAACAGCTGAAAGGTAGGATTCATGCTTGAATCAGGTTTCTGGAAGTATTGAATTTGCATTGCTTCCAATTTATCCTTTTTTGACTAACAATGCATCTTCATTCAATAATGCAGTTTATCAATCTTCAAAGTAGTGCACCCTATCCCAGGTAATTCTGCTATTGGTCAACATTTTTAGGCATTATATTTTTAGGCattactttcaattgtatt
The sequence above is drawn from the Oryza glaberrima chromosome 10, OglaRS2, whole genome shotgun sequence genome and encodes:
- the LOC127753494 gene encoding uncharacterized protein LOC127753494 isoform X1: MEREAQGLRRRRSMGGRFRAEIQIDPGVAIPRGPDAGFAAAVREPLVKLQRPKFEFEQWDWDYISWPHDRLDANLQMRDSDPEATFEADRKASDEFLRRSTLQLNKCERDRRKPEQQDMELEDQDMFVASLLHVDDEPTGCRSSSEPWRTAGQRSAITPHMGAAY
- the LOC127753415 gene encoding 60 kDa jasmonate-induced protein-like, with amino-acid sequence MTVHLITKMLLLLVSLAPAAAALLAGEHGVAAAEPRLVEIPFNFSAHSWHELISKRLKGELADNPCRQEIEGIPTMAGLHGDDEPPAKWITVRLFGGGGGGDDQAKLLVAEDDAYVAGFANRTGHWHTFRGGRCYPALPATACTELPFGGSYRDLIGGVANLRAVPVGRSSAVGAMEVLSRYDPAATTAAADAKMALAKFMVMVTEAARLKPVRRAVVERWEQVSYLSSDEVRDVPYYGKMSLMILEWKRTGRWGELGPWANVDRARCPRPAGCEDEDEADADAGAGEL
- the LOC127786328 gene encoding uncharacterized protein LOC127786328, producing the protein MAAARGHKAVAALPHLVKSLRSEPVSNAPRLRHLPSLRRTFSLYDQINLIDSVPEDQLRFQSYDDTGFNINKVKYEGSLLIVENKIMTWAPKSFAEITAESLSIFKVVHPIPEILILGCGRHIQPISPELRKFIRSTGMKLEVVDSRNAASTYNILNEEGRPVAAALLPCGVTS
- the LOC127753494 gene encoding uncharacterized protein LOC127753494 isoform X2, producing the protein MSRGPDAGFAAAVREPLVKLQRPKFEFEQWDWDYISWPHDRLDANLQMRDSDPEATFEADRKASDEFLRRSTLQLNKCERDRRKPEQQDMELEDQDMFVASLLHVDDEPTGCRSSSEPWRTAGQRSAITPHMGAAY